Genomic DNA from Vanrija pseudolonga chromosome 3, complete sequence:
TGTGGTAAGAGAAGCTGTCATCTATCGTCCCTggccggcaccgccagcaccacctccGCCCATGAACTGCTGGGCACTTTACGATGTTAGCGTTTCGACAAGGCCGCACGAGGACCGTAACTTACAGGTCGCGCATGGCAGGGTCCTGGGCGAGAGCGTTGAAGTCgggcatgccgccgccgccctgcatGTTCTCGGCCATCTGACGAAGCGCAGGGTTGGCCATGAGGCGCTCCAATCCGCCGTTGGACATCATCTGCTGAGCCCTGTCCGTGTCAGCTCCAGCTACCTCGCGTACCATTCAATAGTACTCACATGGCCATCATCTGGGGGTTGCGCATCATCGAAGCAATGTCcggcatgccgccgccgccggcgccgccgagcatgcTGGCAAGCGACGAGAGGTCGGGCATgccgcccgcaccaccggcgccagcagctggCGCAGCCTCGCGGAGGTCGGAGGgggcctgctcggcgagacGGGTCTTGGCCGTCGCGAGCGAAGCCTTCATGTTGGCGTTTGTGGGGTCGATCTTGAGGCCGTCCTCGTACGCGTCGACTGCCTTCTGGTAGTTTCCGAGGGAGAACTCGGCAtggctgtgtgtgtgtgtcagaACCGCCCGCCAAACAAaccgccgcgcaggcccaGACTTACGCCAGGCGGGAGTAGCCCTTGGAGAAGTTGGGGTCAAGGTCgatggcgcgctcggcgtcctcggccgcctgctcgtgctTGCCGAGGGCTCCCCAAGCGGCGGCACGGTTCGAGTAGAAGAcggggttggggttgagcTTGATCGCCTCGGTGTACTTGTCAATGGCAGCCTGGTGCTGCTTCTTGGACATCAAAGCgttgccctcggccttgagcgtctcggccttcttcttgtcctcggcaTCGGATGCTGCCGacgaagcagcagcagcagcggcaggggcaggggtagcagcagcagaggcgccggcgccggcgccagtgtTCTTGCTCCTCGTcttggcgagcacgtcgagcaggtTGAGCAGGCTAGCAGGCTTGATCGAGTACGCTGCCTGGTCCTCGGCCGAGTCTGGGTCCACGCCAAACGACTCGGCAATGCACTGGACTGTGATGCGTTAGATATGGCTTTCAGGCATTGCCATAGTTTGTTCTCACTCGCAACCTCCATGctctccttgtcgtcctcctTCACGGTACCGTCCTCGGACGAGGTACGGAGGAAGTCGATGCTGAGGGGTGAGCCTGACTGCAAAGGCGTTTATCGCTTACATGTTGAAGGCGAGCTGCTTTTTCCTTGCGTCCGCCATTGTAGTGATGTTGTTGGAATGGAGGGTGTGAGTTGAGTTGAAAGAGGCAAAAGTCGGACAGAGATGGGTCTTGCACGAGGAGTAGATGCTGGAAGGTTGGTTGCGCCTCGTCAGTGTGGACCCCGCACTGTCATAAGCGGTCGGTCCGACGAATCCACGCATCCACGTGGTGGCCCATCGAACTATCTCTCCGCCGTTCAAATCGATCCTCTGGCGTCGAGCAATGTACACAAGTAAATGTTCACATCATGCATGGTACAGAAAGCAGGTTACACGGTTCACGTCTAGGCAACAATCTACTGTATAAGCATCCTCAGCTGTCCTCCTCAatggccgactcggccacctcgtcagGTGCTGGCATGTGCTGAGGAAGAACACCATCGTTCTGAAGAATCAGCCCAGGTGTTGCAAGATCAACCGTCGCCATTTCAATACTCACAATGAGGTGCCTCATAATGTCGCTCAAGCTGATCACGCCAACCAAGCGACCGGGCTgggggtcgtcggcgccagcgacgacgactaaGCGATGGACACGTCGAATCTTGATCAACGAGAACACGGCGCCCAGCGAATCCTTGGGATGGCATGTTACAACGCCCGGGAAGTCCAGCGCACGCTGCTTAAGCGCCTGGGCAATCGTAAAGTCCAAGGACTGATACGCGCCAAGCCGCACGAGGGTCTACGACATGTGTCAGGCGTGACAACCGGGAGATTGCGCCGCAACTCACAATAACGTCCACAGTCTCGTAAAGGTTGACCACCTTTCCTTCATCATCAACAATGGGAACGGCACTGATTCCCAGCTCGGAGAACATGTGAACGACGTCAAAGACGGTGGTCTGAAGCGTAGCAGTCGCAATGGGGTGGAACGGGTTCTCTGGAGTTGGGTCCTTGACGTAGGTTCCAATGCCCAGCTCTTGGACACCGGCTGTCAAGTACTGAGTGATATCACGACACTAAGATTATCAGCATGGTCTCCTGACACTTGCACTCACGTTCATGGCAATGAACTTGAGCACTCGGTACTGGGTCAAGACACTGATCACCACCTCACCGCCTGTCTGGGAGTCCTTGTCTATCAAGGGGAGACGACGGGCATGTGTCTGAATCAAGAACTTGCAGGCATCGATTAGGGGTTGGAGGGGATGAATGGAGAGCAGGGGTGGAGGGGGAACGTGCAGTTCGCGTTCAATGTCTGGTTGGTCAGCTCCTGTATACGAGAATCAGTGTACCTCTGAGGCTCTGCAGCCTGAACTGCTCCACATCGGCAGTTGCTCCTTCCCAACTCGAGGTATGGTAGTAGAACTGGATGAGATGAATGACATCTTGGACCGTGAACATGCCAGCAAAGGTCGCGCTGGTCGTGTTCCACAGAGGTGCAGACACGACACCTGATGGAGGTGAGCGCGGTCCTCGTGCAGTttggacggcggcgactaCTGACCGTAAAGTAACATGACGTCGAGGGCCTTCTTGACCTTCAGTTGACTGTCCAGGACAATCAAACGAAAGCTGACAGGGAAGACGTCATATGATGAACGCTCTTTGAGGAACGCACGGAGTGCTTCCAGCGCCTCATGATGGGTAAGGGGCTTGGAGGGCACAACTGGGGGGTGCGTAGCTCGTGAAGGTCGTCGAACGACACCAGTACCCGATGCAGATTGAGAGGATCGGCGACCGGCCCGCGAAATGGAAGGGAGGCGAGTTGggccatcgccgccggccggggCCGCTGAGGATGACAGGCTGGACATGATCTGGGAGATGGGTGGCCAAGGTCTGCCAAGTGACGACACTGGGCAAGGGCTtgagggtgggtggtggtgtggacGGAAAATAGAGTGCGGAATTGTGCCAAAAGGACGAAGAAGTGATGGTGAGACAAATGGaggggttgttgttgtgatATGCAAAGCCAGCTGCTGCTTTGGTCGATGGGATTGAGAAAGAGAGTGTGGATGGGGAGGAGGTGTGCCGGCCCAGAGTGTGATGACGATCACGGGCGCGGAGGTGCAACTGTGTGGTAGGCAGCCAGTGGGCCAGGGACAGTGCTGCCAGACGCGTACAACCACAGCCGTTGCCCCTGGATCCCTCTTCCCCACTGCTGCCGCCACATCCCAATGGCTGTGGTGGGGCATATTTGGGTGAAATCGGTAATATACCGGTATTACAAAGCCACGCGGCGCGGAGTCACccgcagtggtggtgggtgcagcAGCCTGGCTGCTGCAGGCTCcaggctgcaggctgcaggctgctgctgcaccactGCTCGCTCACTCCGCCTGTCCTATCACTGACGTCTCGTCACAAACCAAGCATCTCGGACAGACGAGTCAACCCACAGCGTCCAAGTGTTGTGCGGCCAACACAAACACCACTCTCTCACCGTCATCTCTTGAACCTCCCCTCTACCCCCTCGTTCAGAGAGCAACAATGTCCAGCCACCGCGGCGCTGTCGTCAACGACAAGCCTTACTCGGACCCCAACCCGTTGCCGACCTCGGTCCCtcatgtcgacgagctcggcgtcacctCGGCC
This window encodes:
- the UMAG_10205 gene encoding Small glutamine-rich tetratricopeptide repeat-containing protein 2, encoding MADARKKQLAFNIIDFLRTSSEDGTVKEDDKESMEVAIQCIAESFGVDPDSAEDQAAYSIKPASLLNLLDVLAKTRSKNTGAGAGASAAATPAPAAAAAASSAASDAEDKKKAETLKAEGNALMSKKQHQAAIDKYTEAIKLNPNPVFYSNRAAAWGALGKHEQAAEDAERAIDLDPNFSKGYSRLAHAEFSLGNYQKAVDAYEDGLKIDPTNANMKASLATAKTRLAEQAPSDLREAAPAAGAGGAGGMPDLSSLASMLGGAGGGGMPDIASMMRNPQMMAMAQQMMSNGGLERLMANPALRQMAENMQGGGGMPDFNALAQDPAMRDLAQQFMGGGGAGGAGQGR
- the cbs2 gene encoding 5'-AMP-activated protein kinase subunit gamma, with the protein product MSSLSSSAAPAGGDGPTRLPSISRAGRRSSQSASGTGVVRRPSRATHPPVVPSKPLTHHEALEALRAFLKERSSYDVFPVSFRLIVLDSQLKVKKALDVMLLYGVVSAPLWNTTSATFAGMFTVQDVIHLIQFYYHTSSWEGATADVEQFRLQSLRDIERELHVPPPPLLSIHPLQPLIDACKFLIQTHARRLPLIDKDSQTGGEVVISVLTQYRVLKFIAMNCRDITQYLTAGVQELGIGTYVKDPTPENPFHPIATATLQTTVFDVVHMFSELGISAVPIVDDEGKVVNLYETVDVITLVRLGAYQSLDFTIAQALKQRALDFPGVVTCHPKDSLGAVFSLIKIRRVHRLVVVAGADDPQPGRLVGVISLSDIMRHLINDGVLPQHMPAPDEVAESAIEEDS